The Chelonia mydas isolate rCheMyd1 chromosome 26, rCheMyd1.pri.v2, whole genome shotgun sequence genome contains the following window.
GCGGtgagggggtggagcggggcagaACAGCAAGGGGATAGAGGAGCGGGCAAcacaaggcaggggtgggcactAACCTATCTTCCTCAGCAGAGGGCAGGACCCCAGAGACCAGCCCCTCGGGACACATGGACATGGCAGGGGACTAGGTGGGGAAGAGTTAATGGTGGGGAAGCCCGACATCCTGGCACCAGATCCTTGGGGGGCTCCGGTTCCCCAGCCCAGTACCAAGGACTGAAATAGCTCCGCGAAGGGGGACAACCTATCTGAGCCCCCCATCTCCCGCAGCTCAGGGTTGCAGACACAGAGAGGAGCCCACGGCAGCCCTAGCCACGGTGCCAGGCAGTGTCTGCTGGGATTTCTGGCCTGGCACCGTGCTGCCATCTGCTCTGGGCACGGAGCAGGCCACCGGCCTTCACCCCAGCCAGACTCCTCCTCCCAGGGGATGTGAGCCTGCAGCCCCTGCCGGACGGGGTCCGTGGTGCCCAGCACAGGGGACCAGCCCACGCCTGTCTCTCAATGCCCACAACCAACATGGCTGCCTCAGCTTCCCGCCAGCCGTGTGGCCCTGGGAGCCTGGCTCAGGCCTGGGCAGTGGTGCCTGGCTCACGCAGAGGGCTGGAcacaggcccctgccccccagaggccCACCCCGCCGCCAGCCACTGCAGCTGCCTGAGAGCGGAGCTGGCAGCCTCTTCCCTGCCTGCGGAGACCAGGTCAGCTCGTCGGGAGCCCCCTGGCTCCGGGTGTCCTGCCGTCTCGCTGGACTCCCCTTGATCTCAGCCCCCGAACATGGCTCCCCGCAGCCAGTGACACGTACAGGGTTTATAGCGGTTCCCTCCTTTTCCCTGCCCAGCTGTGCCCGTTCCCCTCTCCCGCCGCAGGCTCCCCAGAGCAGTCGCCCAGTGGGGCGCGCGCCCAGATCACCCCAGGGCTGCACGCACAGGGACAGCTCGGGAGAGGCCTGCGGCCGGAGGGCCCAATGGCAGCACCGGCCGCAATCCCGCAGCGGGCCAAGAGGGGGAGACAAAGCACAGAGCGCCCTGGGGCGGCGCCACCCCGCCACGCGCTGCCCTCAGGGCTCCAGGAGGTCCCGCAAGGCACCGCTGCCGGGGACCAGGTCACGTGCACTCCTGGCCCTCCTGTCCCGGACGCCCTTCAGCCCCGGGCTGTGCCGCAGCAAGAGCTCACAGAGCTCACGGTGGCCTCGCTCGGCGGCCTGCGAAAGGAGAGCAGGAGTGAGGCAGGGCGCGCGCTcccgtggggcggggggcagggtaCGGCACGGACCCTAAGGGAGTATTCGCTCGACCAGGATGCCCGTGGAGGAAGGAGACGTCTCTTGTCAGCAAAGGGGAGAGAACCAGGGCCCAGCTGGGGCGCAGGACAGGGCGCTGACTCTGCAGCCCACAGCCTCCCATCGAACCACCTCGGCCCTGGGGCCCGGGAACAGAACCCGCAGCCCGCGGCTGCGCAAACAGGACCTTCCCGGCTCCAGGCATGGAGTGGCGTTGTCCgctccagccagcagagggcgaGCGACACACCTGCTGGGGCAGGTctgcctgcagggggcagtgctgtGCACTGAGACCCCCGCCCGCAACAGGGAACCACAAGGGgacagctgggggggaggggccccagcCCCGCACCTTATGCAAACTTGTCATGCCGTCGTCATCCACGATGCCGGGGTCGGCTCcgtgggccagcagcagcctggccaCGTCCACGTGGCCGCAGTAGCTGGCTCGGTGCAGGGCGGTGGCCCCACCGTGGGTCTGGGCGTTGCACCGGGCCCCACTCTGCAGCAGGAACTGGCAGACGGCTCCGTGCCCGTTGCGGCTGGCGTAGTGCTTTGAAACACAGGGAAGAGGGCACCTCAGGAGCCGCCTCTGCGCGCTCAGCTCCTTCCGCCCCCCACTCCTCAAAGTGCTCTGCCCACCCAGCCCCGGGACGCCTCGgtctgccctgaagtgcagctggctctggggagggacACCATGATCACAGCCCAGCTCGCAAGACAAGCTTCCAGGGGATCTGACTATTTAAGAATCTCCATTTAA
Protein-coding sequences here:
- the ANKRD39 gene encoding ankyrin repeat domain-containing protein 39, translating into MASSGPPGSCCPHGPAVPGAHQTAAEMDFERGVWSAALDGDLGRVRRLLVEKRVDPSQPDLAGYTALHYASRNGHGAVCQFLLQSGARCNAQTHGGATALHRASYCGHVDVARLLLAHGADPGIVDDDGMTSLHKAAERGHRELCELLLRHSPGLKGVRDRRARSARDLVPGSGALRDLLEP